In one Pseudomonas sp. 31-12 genomic region, the following are encoded:
- the uca gene encoding urea carboxylase: protein MFEKVLIANRGAIACRILRTLREVQVKGVAVYSEADAASLHILQADEAHSLGEGAAAGTYLAVEKILAIAKATGATAIHPGYGFLSENAAFAEACEAADIAFIGPTPEQLRVFGLKHTARALAKQHGVPMLEGTELLDSLDAALIAGDQVGYPVMLKSTAGGGGIGMRVCRSAAELSESFEAVKRLGQNNFSDAGVFIEKYIQRARHLEVQVFGDGRGEVIALGVRDCSVQRRNQKVLEETPAPNLPNGMAEELCAAAIKLAKAVKYRSAGTVEFVFDSEDQRFYFLEVNTRLQVEHGVTEQVWGVDLVRWMVELAAGDLPPLSDLSRGLKADGHAIQARLYAEDPGRDFQPSPGLLTAVNFPAADGKHLRIDSWVEAGCEIPPYFDPMIAKVICWAPTREEAAADLHQALGDSLLYGVETNRDYLRQILLDAPFASGQPWTRCLEGLVYQANTFEVLSAGTQTSVQDYPGRLGYWAVGVPPSGPMDSRALRLANLLLGNDEGAAALEITMSGPLLRFNCDAVVAVTGAVIPLALNGETVAMNTALLIPAGATLCLGTIAGAGARSYLSLRGGLQVPDYLGSKSTFTLGQFGGHGGRALRAGDVLHVPALIDRSVGQQLDRVTELSAVRQIRVIYGPHGAPEYFTENYIGTFFATQWEVHFNSSRTGVRLIGPKPEWVRADGGEAGLHPSNIHDNPYAIGAVDFTGDMPVILGPDGPSLGGFVCPVTVIEADLWQLGQLKAGDKVQFSPVDIKTARNLALKWNTPCGSWPASDGDRADTASASSLAGQLPQGLVSPVVLDLGQGDTRLVARLSGDTHLLLEIGAPELDLVLRFRAHALMQALESKHLHGVIDLTPGIRSLQVHYQPEQLPLADLLGIIAGEWDAVCAAKDLQVPSRIVHLPLSWDDPACQLAIEKYMTTVRKDAPWCPSNLEFIRRINDLPNLDEVQRTVFDASYLVMGLGDVYLGAPVATPLDPRHRLVTTKYNPARTWTAENSVGIGGAYMCVYGMEGPGGYQFVGRTLQMWNRYREVAAFDGKPWLLRFFDQIRFYPVSADELLRIRRDFPLGRFDLNIEHSQLNLADYQAFLTKEAETIAAFRDQQQGAFNAERERWIASGQAHFDSEEPDPEVTEDAPLASGEMSVDSHIAGNLWQVQVETGSRVAAGDVLVILESMKMEIPLLAPMAGVVREIRVQPGSAVRAGQRVVVLELD, encoded by the coding sequence ATGTTCGAAAAAGTCCTGATTGCCAACCGTGGCGCCATCGCCTGCCGCATCCTGCGCACTCTGCGTGAAGTGCAGGTCAAGGGCGTTGCCGTTTACTCCGAAGCGGATGCCGCGAGCCTGCACATCCTGCAAGCCGATGAAGCCCACAGCCTCGGTGAAGGCGCGGCCGCTGGCACCTACCTGGCGGTCGAGAAAATCCTCGCCATCGCCAAAGCCACCGGCGCCACGGCGATCCATCCCGGCTACGGCTTCCTTTCGGAAAACGCCGCGTTCGCCGAGGCCTGCGAAGCCGCCGACATCGCCTTCATCGGCCCCACGCCAGAGCAACTGCGCGTGTTCGGCCTCAAGCACACCGCGCGCGCCCTGGCCAAGCAACATGGCGTGCCGATGCTCGAAGGCACCGAACTGCTCGACAGCCTCGACGCGGCGCTGATTGCGGGCGATCAGGTCGGCTACCCGGTGATGCTCAAAAGTACCGCTGGCGGTGGCGGCATCGGCATGCGCGTATGCCGCAGTGCGGCGGAATTGAGCGAATCCTTCGAAGCGGTGAAACGCCTCGGCCAGAACAACTTCAGCGACGCCGGTGTGTTCATCGAGAAATACATCCAGCGCGCCCGCCACCTGGAAGTTCAGGTGTTCGGCGACGGCCGCGGCGAGGTGATTGCCCTCGGCGTGCGCGACTGCTCCGTACAGCGGCGCAATCAGAAAGTCCTCGAAGAAACACCCGCGCCGAACCTGCCCAACGGCATGGCCGAAGAGCTCTGCGCGGCGGCGATCAAACTGGCGAAAGCGGTGAAATACCGCAGCGCCGGCACTGTGGAATTTGTCTTCGACAGCGAAGACCAACGGTTCTACTTCCTGGAAGTGAACACCCGTTTGCAGGTGGAACACGGCGTCACCGAGCAAGTGTGGGGCGTCGACCTGGTGCGCTGGATGGTGGAACTGGCAGCCGGTGATTTGCCGCCATTGAGCGACTTGAGCCGAGGCTTGAAAGCCGACGGCCATGCGATTCAGGCACGGCTGTATGCCGAAGACCCGGGTCGTGATTTCCAGCCGAGCCCAGGCTTGCTGACCGCCGTGAACTTCCCTGCCGCCGATGGCAAACACCTGCGCATCGACAGCTGGGTCGAGGCCGGTTGCGAGATTCCGCCATACTTCGATCCGATGATCGCCAAGGTCATCTGCTGGGCGCCGACCCGTGAAGAGGCCGCTGCCGATCTGCATCAGGCGTTGGGCGACAGTCTGCTCTACGGCGTGGAAACCAATCGCGATTACCTGCGGCAAATTCTGCTCGATGCGCCGTTCGCCAGCGGTCAGCCGTGGACCCGTTGCCTGGAAGGTCTGGTGTATCAGGCCAACACCTTTGAAGTGCTCAGCGCCGGTACTCAGACCAGCGTTCAGGACTATCCCGGCCGTCTCGGTTACTGGGCGGTGGGCGTGCCGCCGTCGGGGCCGATGGACAGTCGCGCTTTGCGTCTGGCCAATCTTTTGCTGGGGAATGACGAAGGCGCGGCGGCGCTGGAAATCACCATGAGCGGACCGTTGCTGCGCTTCAATTGCGATGCGGTGGTCGCGGTCACCGGGGCGGTCATTCCACTGGCATTGAACGGTGAAACCGTCGCGATGAACACGGCGCTGCTGATTCCGGCCGGCGCCACATTATGCCTCGGCACGATTGCCGGGGCCGGTGCTCGCAGCTATCTGAGCCTGCGCGGCGGCTTGCAAGTGCCGGATTACCTGGGCAGCAAAAGCACGTTCACGCTGGGTCAGTTTGGTGGGCATGGCGGTCGTGCGTTGCGGGCGGGTGATGTGTTGCATGTGCCTGCATTGATCGACCGCAGCGTCGGTCAGCAACTGGACCGCGTCACCGAGTTGTCTGCTGTGCGGCAGATCCGGGTGATCTACGGGCCGCATGGCGCGCCGGAATACTTCACCGAGAATTACATCGGCACTTTCTTCGCGACCCAGTGGGAAGTGCACTTCAACTCCAGCCGTACCGGCGTGCGATTGATCGGGCCGAAGCCGGAATGGGTGCGGGCCGATGGGGGTGAGGCAGGGCTGCATCCGTCGAATATTCATGACAATCCATATGCCATTGGCGCGGTGGATTTCACCGGGGATATGCCAGTGATCCTGGGGCCGGATGGCCCAAGTCTGGGCGGGTTTGTCTGCCCGGTGACGGTGATTGAGGCGGATCTTTGGCAGCTTGGGCAGCTGAAGGCTGGGGACAAAGTCCAGTTCTCACCGGTCGACATCAAAACCGCCCGAAATCTCGCCTTGAAATGGAATACCCCTTGTGGGAGCTGGCCTGCCAGCGATGGGGACCGAGCAGACACCGCATCAGCTTCATCGCTGGCAGGCCAGCTCCCACAGGGTCTGGTGTCGCCTGTGGTGTTAGATTTGGGTCAGGGAGATACGCGGCTGGTTGCGAGGTTGTCGGGGGATACGCACCTTCTCCTTGAGATCGGCGCACCTGAACTTGACCTCGTCCTGCGCTTTCGCGCCCACGCCCTGATGCAAGCCCTGGAAAGCAAACACCTCCACGGTGTGATCGACCTCACTCCGGGCATCCGCTCGCTGCAAGTGCACTACCAACCCGAGCAACTTCCCTTGGCCGATCTGCTCGGCATCATCGCCGGCGAATGGGACGCCGTGTGCGCCGCCAAAGACCTGCAAGTGCCGTCGCGCATCGTGCATTTGCCGCTGTCCTGGGACGATCCGGCCTGTCAGTTGGCGATCGAAAAATACATGACCACTGTGCGCAAGGACGCACCGTGGTGCCCGAGCAATCTGGAGTTCATCCGCCGCATCAACGACCTGCCGAACCTCGACGAAGTGCAGCGCACGGTGTTCGACGCCAGTTATCTGGTAATGGGCCTCGGTGACGTTTACCTCGGCGCACCGGTCGCCACCCCGCTCGATCCGCGCCATCGCCTGGTCACCACCAAGTACAACCCGGCCCGCACCTGGACCGCGGAAAACTCGGTGGGCATCGGTGGCGCCTATATGTGCGTGTACGGCATGGAAGGTCCCGGCGGTTATCAGTTTGTCGGACGCACGTTGCAGATGTGGAACCGCTACCGCGAAGTCGCCGCGTTCGACGGCAAACCGTGGCTGCTGCGCTTTTTCGACCAGATCCGTTTCTACCCCGTGAGCGCCGATGAACTGTTGCGCATCCGCCGCGATTTCCCGCTCGGGCGTTTCGATCTGAACATCGAGCACAGTCAACTGAACCTCGCGGATTACCAGGCCTTTCTGACAAAAGAAGCCGAGACCATCGCCGCGTTTCGCGATCAGCAGCAAGGCGCGTTCAACGCTGAACGTGAGCGCTGGATCGCCAGCGGCCAGGCGCATTTCGACAGCGAAGAACCGGATCCGGAAGTGACCGAAGACGCACCGCTCGCCAGCGGTGAAATGAGTGTCGACAGCCACATCGCCGGCAACCTCTGGCAGGTGCAGGTCGAGACCGGCAGCCGCGTCGCCGCCGGTGACGTGCTGGTGATTCTGGAGTCGATGAAGATGGAAATTCCGCTGCTCGCACCCATGGCCGGCGTGGTGCGCGAGATTCGCGTGCAACCGGGTTCGGCGGTGCGTGCCGGACAGCGCGTCGTGGTGCTGGAACTCGACTGA
- a CDS encoding urea amidolyase associated protein UAAP2: MSLAIATAHPSPETAVYRATIPAGEPWLMEVKAGQTLRILDLEGNQAVDTLFYSVANPKERYDVQRTLRRQNSVYLSTGSVLYSNLGKPMLTIVADTCGRHDTLGGACAQESNTVRYALEKRYMHSCRDNYLRACVHDGRLGKGDIGPNINFFMNVPVTADGGLTFEDGISAPGKYVDLRAEMDVIVLISNCPQLNNPCNAYNPTPAELLVWN; encoded by the coding sequence ATGTCACTTGCAATCGCTACCGCACACCCATCGCCTGAAACCGCGGTCTACCGCGCCACCATTCCCGCCGGCGAGCCGTGGCTGATGGAGGTCAAGGCTGGCCAGACGTTGCGCATCCTCGACCTGGAAGGCAATCAGGCCGTCGATACCTTGTTCTACAGCGTCGCCAATCCCAAGGAGCGTTACGACGTACAGCGTACGTTGCGCCGGCAGAACAGCGTCTACCTGAGCACCGGCAGCGTGCTGTATTCCAACCTCGGCAAACCGATGCTGACCATCGTCGCCGACACTTGCGGGCGTCACGACACCCTCGGCGGCGCCTGCGCGCAAGAGAGCAACACCGTGCGTTACGCGTTGGAGAAACGCTACATGCACAGCTGCCGCGACAACTACCTGCGGGCGTGCGTCCACGACGGGCGACTGGGCAAGGGTGACATCGGGCCGAACATCAACTTCTTCATGAACGTGCCGGTCACCGCCGATGGCGGGCTGACCTTTGAAGACGGCATTTCGGCACCTGGAAAGTACGTCGACCTGCGGGCGGAGATGGACGTGATCGTGCTGATCTCCAACTGCCCGCAACTGAACAACCCGTGCAATGCCTACAACCCGACCCCTGCGGAGCTTCTGGTATGGAACTGA
- a CDS encoding urea amidolyase associated protein UAAP1 gives MTDSTQLFPPFAEEMLPGGGHRSFVLKRGQLLRLTDLRGGANVSLTLLNANEKTERLNLPDSLKCQHTAKLTTGHCLYSDMGRVLAAITADTCGWSDSLGGVLCAEEVAEKYGAGRYQELRNGFFRNGTDNLLVELGKWGLGLSDLLMTLNLFSRVNVDEAGRFHFVEGNSKAGDYIELYAPMDTLVVLTALQHPMDPSPEYAPKPLKLSWMNADASVAEHCRTSRPENERGFINTDRLFA, from the coding sequence ATGACTGATTCGACTCAACTGTTCCCGCCCTTCGCCGAAGAAATGCTCCCCGGCGGCGGCCATCGTTCGTTCGTCTTGAAACGCGGCCAATTGCTGCGTCTGACCGACCTGCGCGGCGGCGCCAACGTCAGCCTGACTTTGCTCAATGCCAATGAAAAAACCGAGCGCCTGAACCTCCCCGACAGCCTCAAATGCCAACACACCGCCAAGCTCACCACTGGCCACTGCCTGTACTCGGACATGGGCCGCGTGCTGGCGGCAATCACCGCCGACACCTGCGGTTGGAGCGACAGCCTCGGCGGCGTGCTCTGCGCTGAAGAAGTCGCGGAAAAATACGGCGCGGGCCGCTATCAGGAACTGCGCAACGGCTTCTTCCGCAACGGCACCGACAACCTGTTGGTGGAGCTGGGCAAGTGGGGTTTGGGCCTGTCCGATTTGCTGATGACGCTCAACCTGTTCAGCCGCGTGAACGTCGATGAGGCCGGGCGTTTCCATTTCGTCGAAGGTAACTCCAAGGCTGGCGACTACATCGAGTTGTACGCGCCGATGGACACGCTGGTGGTCCTCACTGCGTTGCAACACCCGATGGACCCATCACCTGAATACGCCCCCAAGCCCTTGAAGTTGAGCTGGATGAACGCCGACGCCAGCGTCGCCGAACACTGCCGCACCTCGCGCCCGGAAAACGAGCGCGGCTTCATCAACACCGACCGCCTGTTCGCCTGA
- a CDS encoding ABC transporter ATP-binding protein, whose product MSFITVKNVWQQYADQVVLEGLNLNVNEGEFCTLVGASGCGKSTFLRLLLGQERASRGEILLDGQALAGEPDSSRGVVFQRYSVFPHLTVLDNVALGLELPRSPLLGRLFGSAKKDAREQASVLLHKVGLGHSLDKYPAQLSGGMQQRLAIAQALIMKPRVLLLDEPFGALDPGIRKDMHALLLELWRETQLTVFMVTHDLSEGFSLGTRLLVFDKVRVDPHAPGAYGARITYDIPLNSDRRVNRAAVDALPAELAGTLRIA is encoded by the coding sequence ATGAGCTTCATCACGGTAAAAAACGTCTGGCAGCAATACGCCGATCAAGTGGTACTGGAAGGGTTGAACCTGAACGTCAACGAGGGAGAATTCTGCACCCTGGTCGGCGCCTCGGGTTGTGGCAAATCGACCTTCCTGCGGCTGCTGCTCGGTCAGGAACGCGCCAGTCGCGGCGAAATTCTGCTGGATGGCCAAGCCTTGGCCGGTGAGCCTGATTCGAGCCGTGGCGTGGTGTTCCAGCGTTACTCGGTGTTCCCGCACCTGACCGTGCTGGACAACGTCGCCCTAGGCCTCGAACTGCCGCGTTCGCCGCTGCTCGGGCGCTTGTTCGGCAGCGCTAAAAAAGACGCCCGCGAACAAGCCTCGGTGTTATTGCACAAAGTCGGCCTCGGCCACTCGCTGGACAAGTACCCGGCGCAGCTCTCCGGCGGCATGCAACAACGGCTGGCCATCGCCCAGGCGCTGATCATGAAACCCCGGGTGTTGCTGCTCGATGAACCGTTCGGCGCGCTCGATCCGGGCATCCGCAAAGACATGCACGCCTTGCTGCTGGAGCTGTGGCGCGAGACGCAACTGACGGTGTTCATGGTCACCCATGACCTGTCCGAAGGTTTCAGCCTCGGCACCCGTTTGCTGGTGTTCGACAAGGTCCGCGTCGACCCGCACGCCCCCGGCGCCTATGGCGCGCGCATCACCTACGACATCCCTTTGAACAGCGACCGCCGCGTCAATCGCGCCGCCGTCGACGCCTTGCCGGCTGAACTGGCGGGCACGCTTCGTATCGCTTAG
- a CDS encoding ABC transporter permease, with the protein MRLINRHPDRPSRLLLVILPFALVLFAYFMGSAERLTDNPNDKLLPSAVQMTDAVKRLAFTADTRTGEYLLWQDTASSLRRLVIGLGISALAGLCLGIAAGTLPLFGAPLSPLLTVLSMVPPLAILPILFIVFGLGELSKVMLIVIGITPCLARDLEQRAREIPVELLIKAQTLGASTWTLMLRVVLPQLLPRLLISLRLMLGSAWLFLIAAEAIASTDGLGYRIFLVRRYLAMDVILPYVVWITLLAWLMDWGLKRLTQRAFPWYEGARA; encoded by the coding sequence ATGCGCCTGATCAATCGCCACCCGGATCGTCCGAGTCGCCTGCTGTTGGTGATCCTGCCGTTCGCCCTGGTGCTGTTCGCCTACTTCATGGGCTCGGCCGAGCGGCTGACGGACAACCCCAATGACAAGCTATTGCCGAGCGCCGTGCAGATGACCGACGCGGTGAAACGCCTGGCCTTCACCGCCGACACCCGCACCGGTGAATACCTGTTGTGGCAAGACACCGCGTCCAGCCTGCGCCGCCTGGTCATCGGCCTCGGCATCAGTGCGCTGGCCGGGCTGTGCCTGGGCATCGCCGCCGGAACGTTGCCACTGTTCGGCGCGCCGTTGTCGCCGTTGCTGACGGTGTTGTCGATGGTGCCGCCACTGGCAATCCTGCCGATTCTGTTCATCGTCTTCGGGCTGGGGGAATTGTCGAAAGTGATGCTGATCGTGATCGGCATCACCCCGTGCCTCGCTCGTGATCTGGAACAGCGTGCCCGGGAAATTCCGGTCGAGTTGCTGATCAAGGCCCAGACCCTCGGCGCGTCAACCTGGACGCTGATGTTGCGCGTGGTGCTGCCGCAATTGTTGCCACGGCTGCTGATCTCGCTGCGGTTGATGCTGGGTTCGGCGTGGTTGTTCCTGATCGCTGCCGAAGCCATCGCCTCCACCGACGGCCTCGGCTACCGGATTTTTCTGGTGCGCCGTTACCTGGCGATGGACGTGATTCTGCCGTACGTGGTGTGGATCACCCTCCTCGCCTGGCTGATGGATTGGGGCCTGAAGCGCCTGACTCAGCGTGCGTTCCCCTGGTATGAAGGAGCCCGCGCATGA
- a CDS encoding putative urea ABC transporter substrate-binding protein, with amino-acid sequence MLKLRLPALLAAAFAALVSVSSQAAQKDHFSVCWTIYAGWMPWEYAGSQGIVDKWAKKYGIKIDVVQLNDYVESINQYTAGQFDGCTMTNMDALTIPAAGGVDSTALIVSDFSNGNDGVVLKGDGKKVTDLKGMDVNLVELSVSHYLLARALDSVDLTEKDLKVVNTSDADISAAFNTDQVNAVTTWNPMLSDIKAKPGVTEVFNSSQIPGEIMDMMVVNSATLKDNPALGKALTGAWFEVVALMNAKNAASKTALEHMAKASGTDLAGFQSQLDTTKLFATPKEALDFSTSKQLPETMRKVAEFSFQHGLLGEGAKDTSAVGMAFANGVTSGDKTNLKLRFDPTYVQMAADAKL; translated from the coding sequence ATGCTCAAGCTTCGTTTACCCGCCCTCCTCGCCGCTGCTTTCGCGGCCCTCGTGAGCGTCTCGTCCCAGGCTGCACAAAAAGACCACTTCAGCGTTTGCTGGACCATCTACGCCGGTTGGATGCCGTGGGAATACGCCGGCAGCCAAGGCATCGTCGACAAATGGGCGAAGAAATACGGCATCAAGATCGATGTCGTGCAGCTCAACGATTACGTCGAATCCATCAACCAGTACACGGCCGGCCAGTTCGACGGTTGCACCATGACCAACATGGACGCGCTGACCATCCCGGCGGCCGGCGGCGTCGACAGCACCGCGCTGATCGTCAGCGACTTCTCCAACGGCAACGACGGCGTCGTGCTCAAGGGCGACGGCAAGAAAGTCACCGACCTCAAGGGCATGGACGTCAATCTGGTCGAGCTGTCCGTCTCGCACTACCTGCTGGCGCGGGCGCTGGATTCAGTCGATCTCACCGAGAAAGACCTCAAAGTGGTGAACACCTCTGACGCCGATATCTCGGCCGCCTTTAACACCGATCAGGTCAACGCCGTCACCACCTGGAACCCGATGCTTTCGGACATCAAGGCCAAGCCCGGGGTGACCGAAGTCTTCAACTCCAGCCAGATCCCCGGCGAAATCATGGACATGATGGTGGTCAACAGCGCCACCCTCAAAGACAACCCGGCCCTGGGCAAAGCGCTGACCGGCGCCTGGTTCGAAGTGGTCGCGTTGATGAACGCGAAAAACGCCGCCAGCAAAACTGCGCTGGAACACATGGCCAAAGCTTCGGGCACCGACCTGGCCGGTTTCCAGTCGCAACTCGACACCACCAAATTGTTCGCCACACCCAAGGAAGCCCTGGACTTCTCCACCAGCAAGCAGCTGCCGGAAACCATGCGCAAAGTCGCCGAGTTTTCGTTCCAGCACGGCTTGCTCGGTGAAGGCGCCAAGGACACCAGCGCGGTGGGCATGGCCTTCGCCAATGGCGTGACCAGCGGCGACAAGACCAACCTCAAGCTGCGCTTCGACCCGACCTACGTGCAGATGGCCGCTGACGCCAAGCTGTAA
- a CDS encoding enoyl-CoA hydratase/isomerase family protein: MNLHFEELTGIDGARIGIASLDAEKSLNALSLPMINALRDQMDAWAKDPQIVCVLLRGNGAKAFCAGGEVRSLVEACRAHPGEVPPLAAHFFAAEYRLDFNLHTFPKPLICWGHGYVLGGGMGLLQGASIRIVTPSSRLAMPEISIGLYPDVGASWFLSRLPGKLGLFLGLTGAHMNGRDAIDLDLADRFLLDEQQEELIEGLLQLNWQEQTPMQLNSLLKALQQEAVAQMPEAQWLPRRQQIDELLDVADVRCAWKAISHLRDHTDLLFSRAAKTLTEGSPLTAHLVWEQIVRARHMSLAEVFQMEYTISLNCCRHPEFSEGVRARLIDKDQKPHWHWQDVNTVPDAVVEAHFHKVWEGRHPLADLSEY; the protein is encoded by the coding sequence ATGAATCTGCACTTCGAAGAACTCACCGGCATCGACGGCGCGCGCATCGGCATCGCCAGCCTGGATGCCGAAAAGTCGCTCAACGCGCTTTCCCTGCCCATGATCAACGCCCTGCGCGATCAGATGGACGCCTGGGCCAAGGATCCGCAAATCGTCTGTGTTTTGTTGCGCGGCAATGGCGCCAAGGCCTTTTGCGCCGGCGGCGAAGTGCGCAGCCTGGTGGAGGCCTGTCGCGCTCACCCGGGGGAAGTGCCACCCTTGGCCGCGCACTTCTTTGCGGCGGAATATCGCCTGGACTTCAATCTGCACACCTTCCCCAAACCGCTGATCTGCTGGGGCCATGGTTATGTGCTCGGTGGTGGCATGGGGCTGCTGCAAGGCGCGAGCATCCGAATTGTCACGCCGAGCAGCCGTCTGGCGATGCCGGAGATCAGTATCGGTCTTTATCCCGATGTCGGCGCCAGTTGGTTTCTCTCACGGCTGCCCGGCAAGCTTGGGTTGTTTCTTGGACTGACCGGCGCGCACATGAACGGTCGCGATGCGATCGACCTGGACCTGGCCGACCGTTTTCTGCTCGATGAACAGCAAGAAGAGCTGATCGAAGGCTTGCTGCAATTGAACTGGCAGGAACAGACGCCGATGCAGCTCAACAGTCTGCTCAAGGCCTTGCAGCAGGAAGCCGTCGCGCAAATGCCCGAAGCGCAGTGGCTGCCGCGACGCCAGCAAATCGATGAACTGCTGGACGTTGCCGATGTGCGCTGCGCCTGGAAAGCCATCAGCCATCTGCGTGACCATACGGATCTGCTGTTCAGCCGAGCGGCGAAAACCCTGACCGAAGGCTCGCCCCTGACTGCGCATCTGGTGTGGGAACAGATCGTCCGCGCCCGGCACATGTCGCTGGCAGAGGTCTTTCAGATGGAATACACGATAAGCCTCAACTGCTGCCGTCATCCTGAGTTCAGCGAGGGGGTGCGGGCGCGGTTGATCGACAAGGATCAGAAACCTCATTGGCACTGGCAGGACGTCAACACAGTGCCGGATGCGGTGGTGGAAGCGCACTTCCACAAGGTCTGGGAAGGCCGGCATCCGCTGGCGGATCTGTCGGAGTACTGA
- the ung gene encoding uracil-DNA glycosylase has product MTADDRIKLEPGWKEALRAEFDQPYMAELRNFLQQERAAGKEIYPPGPMIFNALNSTPLDKVKVVILGQDPYHGPGQAHGLCFSVQPGVPAPPSLVNIYKELKRDLNIDIPNHGYLQSWADQGVLMLNTTMTVERANANAHKDKGWQFFTDRIIEVVSQQQPHLVFMLWGAHAQSKQKLIDATKHLVLTSVHPSPLSAYRGFLGCGHFSRTNKFLEQNGETPIEWRLPPV; this is encoded by the coding sequence ATGACTGCTGACGACCGTATCAAACTCGAACCGGGCTGGAAGGAGGCGCTACGTGCCGAATTCGACCAGCCCTACATGGCAGAGTTGCGTAATTTCCTGCAACAGGAGCGCGCGGCGGGCAAGGAGATCTATCCTCCTGGACCGATGATTTTCAACGCACTTAACTCCACGCCGCTGGACAAGGTCAAGGTCGTCATACTCGGCCAGGACCCGTATCACGGCCCGGGACAGGCTCATGGGTTGTGCTTCTCAGTGCAACCGGGTGTACCGGCGCCGCCGTCGCTAGTGAACATCTATAAAGAGTTGAAGCGCGACCTGAACATCGACATTCCCAATCATGGCTACCTGCAGAGTTGGGCGGATCAGGGCGTGTTGATGCTCAACACCACGATGACGGTGGAGCGGGCCAATGCCAATGCGCACAAGGACAAGGGTTGGCAGTTTTTCACGGATCGGATCATTGAAGTGGTCAGCCAGCAGCAACCGCATCTGGTGTTCATGCTGTGGGGCGCCCATGCACAGAGCAAACAGAAACTGATCGATGCGACCAAGCACCTGGTGCTGACGTCGGTGCATCCGTCACCGTTGTCCGCCTATCGCGGATTTCTGGGATGCGGGCATTTCAGCCGGACCAACAAGTTTCTTGAGCAGAATGGCGAGACGCCGATCGAGTGGCGGTTGCCGCCGGTTTGA
- a CDS encoding AbrB family transcriptional regulator — translation MSDRTPFNAWWGTPLVGALGGYLASLVGWPLPWMVGSLLAITLVRCLTPWQLAEIPGGRKCGQWVVGIGIGLHFTPVVMEQVLSHFGLIFFGALITSLSAVVGVWLMRRTGEDRATAFFSSMPGGSGEMVNLGARNGAVLSRVAAGQSLRVLVVVLCVPAAFKYLLGYGAPVLHPSTVNGWWLALLFPAGALAAWLWERLRQPNPWLFGPLLVSAAVSIGWDLHIGLPNGGSQIGQWLIGSGLGCHFNRQFFRRAPSFMGRTLIGTVLTMLIATAAALGLSALTHLDLRSLTLGMMPGGIAEMSLTAETLQLSVPLVTAMQVMRLLFVLFLAEPLFRYWNREPEQP, via the coding sequence ATGTCTGATCGGACACCCTTCAACGCCTGGTGGGGTACGCCGCTGGTCGGTGCGCTGGGCGGTTACCTCGCCAGTCTTGTCGGCTGGCCGCTGCCATGGATGGTCGGCTCGTTGCTGGCGATTACCCTGGTGCGCTGCCTGACACCCTGGCAATTGGCGGAAATCCCTGGAGGCCGCAAGTGCGGCCAGTGGGTGGTCGGCATCGGTATCGGCCTGCACTTCACCCCGGTGGTGATGGAGCAGGTGTTGAGTCACTTCGGCTTGATCTTCTTCGGTGCGTTGATCACCAGCCTGTCCGCCGTGGTCGGGGTCTGGTTGATGCGGCGCACCGGGGAGGATCGCGCCACCGCGTTCTTTTCCAGCATGCCCGGCGGCTCCGGGGAGATGGTCAACCTCGGCGCACGTAATGGCGCGGTGCTCAGTCGCGTGGCGGCGGGGCAAAGTTTGCGGGTGCTGGTGGTGGTGCTGTGCGTGCCAGCAGCCTTCAAGTACTTGTTGGGTTACGGCGCACCAGTCTTGCACCCAAGTACCGTGAATGGGTGGTGGCTGGCCCTTCTATTCCCGGCAGGTGCGCTGGCGGCCTGGCTCTGGGAACGTCTTCGTCAACCCAATCCGTGGCTGTTCGGGCCGTTGCTGGTGAGTGCGGCGGTGAGCATTGGTTGGGATTTGCACATCGGCTTGCCCAATGGTGGCAGCCAGATCGGCCAATGGCTGATCGGCAGCGGCTTGGGCTGTCACTTCAATCGGCAGTTTTTCCGTCGGGCGCCTTCCTTTATGGGACGGACCTTGATCGGCACGGTGCTGACCATGTTGATCGCTACGGCGGCGGCACTGGGATTGAGTGCGCTGACGCATCTGGATTTGCGTTCGCTGACGTTGGGCATGATGCCCGGCGGCATTGCGGAGATGAGCCTGACGGCGGAGACCCTGCAATTGTCGGTACCGCTGGTGACGGCAATGCAGGTGATGCGGTTGTTGTTCGTGTTGTTTCTGGCGGAGCCGTTGTTCAGGTATTGGAATCGCGAGCCGGAACAACCCTGA